A single window of Pyxicephalus adspersus chromosome 10, UCB_Pads_2.0, whole genome shotgun sequence DNA harbors:
- the SGMS1 gene encoding phosphatidylcholine:ceramide cholinephosphotransferase 1 encodes MKEVIHWSPKEVADWLANRGLPEYLESFKSLNGQGLLRLREDDFHKPPLSLVSSDNGRQLLEMIETLKIEHHIEEHKNGHANGHIYTKAEINSSDHAFTSKAKKNGMPNGIRKEMIKISMPEVDRSQSFPDEWFKTLIAFLYALFCFIFTSVMISVVHERVPSKTEEGPLPDVFFDHFDRVSWAFSICEINGMILVALWTLQWVFLKYKSIVGRRFFCIVGTLYLYRCITMYVTTLPVPGMHFNCSPKIFGNWEAQFRRIMKMIAGGGLSITGSHTMCGDYLYSGHTVMLTLTYMFIKEYSPRRLWWYHWICWFLSIVGVFCILLAHDHYTVDVVVAYYITSRCFWWYHTMANQQVLKDASPSNLLSRVWWFRPFQYFERNVHGVVPRSYQWPIPWSWFPAGQVKYSRLVNVA; translated from the exons ATGAAGGAAGTAATCCACTGGTCACCCAAGGAGGTTGCTGACTGGTTAGCCAACAGAGGTCTTCCGGAATACTTGGAGTCCTTTAAATCCCTTAATGGCCAAGGTTTGCTCAGGTTAAGAGAAGATGACTTTCACAAGCCACCGTTGTCCCTTGTCTCTTCTGATAACGGAAGGCAACTGCTGGAGATGATTGAAACACTAAAAATTGAACATCACATAGAGGAACACAAAAATGGACATGCAAACGGACACATATACACCAAAGCTGAGATCAACTCGAGCGATCATGCTTTCACTAGCAAAGCTAAGAAGAATGGGATGCCAAATGGAATCCGTAAGGAAATGATAAAAATTTCTATGCCTGAGGTGGACCGTTCTCAGTCTTTTCCTGATGAGTGGTTTAAAACCCTTATAGCCTTCCTCTATgcacttttctgttttattttcacctCGGTTATGATTTCTGTTGTTCATGAACGTGTGCCTTCCAAGACAGAGGAGGGTCCCCTTCCGGATGtattttttgatcattttgacaGGGTTTCATGGGCTTTCTCCATTTGTGAGATTAATGGAATGATTCTAGTGGCACTCTGGACTCTCCAATGGGTTTTCCTAAAGTACAA ATCCATAGTTGGCcgaagatttttttgtatagttGGTACTCTGTACTTGTATCGATGTATAACTATGTATGTTACTACACTGCCAGTTCCTGGAATGCATTTTAACTGTTCTCCAAAG ATTTTCGGCAACTGGGAAGCCCAGTTCAGGAGGATAATGAAAATGATTGCAGGAGGAGGACTTTCTATTACAGGATCTCACACTATGTGTGGGGACTATCTGTACAGTGGCCACACAGTCATGTTAACACTGACATACATGTTTATTAAGGAGT ATTCACCTCGCCGCCTCTGGTGGTATCACTGGATCTGCTGGTTTCTCAGCATTGTCGGGGTCTTCTGTATTCTTCTGGCACATGACCACTATACTGTGGATGTTGTTGTTGCTTATTACATCACATCCAGGTGTTTCTGGTGGTATCACACTATGGCCAATCAACAG GTGCTGAAAGATGCTTCCCCATCAAACCTTCTTTCACGGGTATGGTGGTTCAGACCTTTCCAGTACTTTGAGAGGAATGTTCATGGTGTTGTACCCCGTTCTTATCAATGGCCCATTCCTTGGTCTTGGTTTCCTGCTGGACAAGTGAAGTACAGTAGACTGGTGAATGTGGCATAA